The DNA sequence CTCAGCGGCGCCGCGCCGCTCAGGCTGTAGGAGAGCAGGGTCAGCGCCAGGGCGCGGCCGGCCGGATGGGTTCGGAGCATGGGACCTGGGCGGCTGGAGTCGAGCGTGGGGTCAGTCGGGAAAGATGGGGGCCCCCCCATCCCTTGAGTAGACCGGCCCTCGCTTCGCCCTGGCTGCGCGCGATTCCCCGTGGCGGGCGACACCCGAGCGCCGGGGCGTCCGCCTGCGGGGGCTCCTCGGTCGCGCCCCGAACGTCGCTGTGGTCAGCCCCGTCCCACGAAGGGCATCTCCGCCGCCATCACCGTCAGGCTCAGCACCATCGCGTCGGGGGGCAGGCTCGCCATGTACGCCACCGCTCGGGCTACGTCGTCCACATCCATGCGGGGTTCGCTCTTCGTCGACCCGTCCGCCTGTGGTACGCCCTCGGCCATCCGCTGCGTCATCGCGGTCGCGGCATTGCCGATATCGATCTGTCCGCAGGTGATGCCGTGAGCACGGCCCTCCAGGGCGATCGACCTCGTCAAGCCGGTGAGCGCGTGCTTGCTCGCGGTATAGGGCGCCGAGTAGGGACGGGGTGTATGCGCCGAGAGCGAGCCGTTGTTGATGATCCGCCCGCCGGAGGGAGATTGTCGCTTCATGAGCGCGATCGCCCGCTGCGCGCACAGGAAGGCACCGGTCAGGTTGGTGTCCACCACGCGCCGCCAGTCTTCCACGGAGAGCGCCTCCAAGGGCACTGCGGGCCCACCGGTTCCGGCATTGTTGAACAGCAGGTCGAGCCTGCCGAAGCGGGCTTCCACGGCGTCGAACAGCGCGTGTACGGCGGCGGGGTCGGAGACGTCGGTCGGAACGACCAGCGCGCCCTCCCTCAGCTCGGCCGCCAACGCCTCGAGGGGTTGGGCCCGTCGCCCCGCCAGCACCAGCGTGAACCCGCCCTGCGCCAGCGCTTGCGCCGAGGCACGCCCGATCCCGGACCCTGCCCCGGTGACGAGAGCGACTCTGGGACGTGCATCCATCGGAGGCTTCCTCTTCAGAAGACGAGCAGGCGCGTCACCTTGAGCGTCACGAAACGTTCCAGCACTCCGCCGCCGTCCCGCTCGCGGCGTTCCGTGTAGAGCAGGAACAGATCACTCAAGGGCGCGTGGATCAGGTTCGCCCGCAGGTTCGTGATCGTCTCTCCGGTGTCGCCGTTGTATTGAACGAAGGCACCGAAGTTCAGCGTGGTGGAGACCGCGTACTTGAGGCGGGCGCTGTACAGGTTGACGGTGAAGTCCTGACCCTGCACCGACAGATCGTTGCGCGAGGCTTCCAGCTCGGCCGTGAAGCCGGCGCTGGGCTGCCAGCGGCCCGAGCCGCCCACACTGAAGCGGGTGCCGCCGAAGTAGCCTCCGCCCGACACGTTGACCGACCCCGAGAACGAGCGACCCTGGCTGGAGCTGTAGCGGGCCGAGCCCTCGTTGAAGCTGTAGTCGCCCATGGGGATCTCGGTCCCGGACACCCGGAAGGGAGCGCTCAGCCGCTCGAACCGATTCGTATACGAGACGTTGATCGAGGAGCGGTCGGCGAAGCTGAAGGCCACGGCACCGCCGACCTCTCGGGTCTCCAGCCGTCCGTCCAGGTCGGTGATATAGGTGCCTTCGACGTACGGGTTGATCTCCTGCAGGAAGGAGCGACCCACCCGCGGATGTACACCCACGGTGGCATAGCCCTCCCGGATGCCGGTCCGACGCACGAAGCCGATGCCCGGGTCGAAGTCGGCTCCGATGCGGCGCACGGCTGAAGAGAGGTCCCAGAACGCGTCCCGCCACCCCACGGCCAGGCGGGCCGCCTCGCCGTCTCCTGGCTCGCCATCGCTGGAGCTGGCGCCGTAGGCGTTGACGTACAGGTGACCGGCCAGGCGGAGGTTGGTGTCGAAGCCCACCGTGCGGTTGTACGCGCCGCCCTCCACTCCGGTGGCCTGTCGGTTGGTGAACATGACACCCACGTCAGAATCCCCGAGCACGCTCTTGCGCAGCCGCACCACGCTGAAGTTCTCGGCCGGGTCCTCGGCGAACTCCTCGCTCTGCATGTTCAGCAGG is a window from the Gemmatimonadota bacterium genome containing:
- a CDS encoding SDR family oxidoreductase, whose amino-acid sequence is MDARPRVALVTGAGSGIGRASAQALAQGGFTLVLAGRRAQPLEALAAELREGALVVPTDVSDPAAVHALFDAVEARFGRLDLLFNNAGTGGPAVPLEALSVEDWRRVVDTNLTGAFLCAQRAIALMKRQSPSGGRIINNGSLSAHTPRPYSAPYTASKHALTGLTRSIALEGRAHGITCGQIDIGNAATAMTQRMAEGVPQADGSTKSEPRMDVDDVARAVAYMASLPPDAMVLSLTVMAAEMPFVGRG